Proteins encoded in a region of the Gammaproteobacteria bacterium genome:
- a CDS encoding DUF3450 domain-containing protein → MHNLLTPSSLLRLCLMVLACLADSTFAQDPDAVLQTQQQYQQDAQQSQQRIESLDDETMDLVANYNREIERYEDLQTYNENLRQLLASQEAERVRMQAELSEIEVVRQAIVPLIVEMVEVLEQFVELDQPMLSEERHARVAALRAIITRADVDIAEKYRRVIEAYQIEAEYGQTLEAYEGLTTVNGREITVDFLRVGRVGLFFLSLDRAQAGIWNQQAGDWQRLPENYLDDIEFAIRVAREQAPPNLIDLPFWTGGEIQ, encoded by the coding sequence ATGCACAACTTACTGACACCCTCAAGCCTTCTGCGGCTGTGCCTGATGGTGCTGGCCTGCCTGGCAGACAGCACGTTCGCCCAGGACCCGGATGCGGTTCTGCAAACCCAGCAGCAATACCAGCAGGACGCTCAGCAGAGCCAGCAGCGTATCGAGTCTCTGGACGATGAGACTATGGACCTGGTTGCCAACTATAACCGCGAGATCGAACGCTATGAGGACCTGCAGACCTACAATGAAAACCTGCGCCAGCTGCTGGCCAGCCAGGAGGCTGAGCGGGTCCGCATGCAGGCCGAGCTGAGCGAGATCGAGGTGGTCCGGCAGGCAATCGTGCCACTGATCGTCGAAATGGTGGAAGTGCTCGAACAGTTTGTTGAGCTTGATCAGCCCATGCTGAGCGAGGAGCGACACGCGCGGGTGGCGGCCTTACGCGCCATTATCACGCGAGCCGATGTGGACATCGCCGAAAAATACCGCCGTGTCATCGAGGCCTACCAGATCGAAGCGGAGTATGGTCAGACCCTGGAAGCCTATGAGGGCCTCACTACCGTTAACGGTCGGGAAATCACCGTCGACTTTCTGCGCGTAGGACGCGTCGGTCTGTTCTTCCTGAGCCTCGATCGGGCGCAGGCCGGCATCTGGAATCAGCAGGCCGGCGACTGGCAGCGGCTGCCGGAAAACTACCTGGATGACATCGAGTTTGCCATCCGGGTCGCCCGTGAGCAGGCACCCCCCAATCTCATCGATCTGCCTTTCTGGACCGGAGGGGAAATCCAATGA
- a CDS encoding MotA/TolQ/ExbB proton channel family protein, which produces MRRLFLLLILLSGAALAQEPQPQPGEPDSPPRTIQQLIDSVRQGTAQRRAELQEREQRFIEARDQQAVLMEEATARREAAEAEADRLRAAYDEGEDDLAELEDLLSERSGDLTEVFAVVTQVAGDALPMVQNSMVSSQLDNRLPLLEKLNASENIPSAEELRELWLLLLEEMNYSGQVARYQAPVITAGGEQEMREVTRIGTFTALSEGAYLRFLPESGRLLALARQPLGVDPRVTRAFENAEEQLAPVAIDPSRGAILSLIIQTPELAERLQQGGIIGYIIIGLGAIGLLLGLERLIVVSLASQKARKALHEESSDSNHAVNALRKIARDPGYLADAEAMSAKMDEIVTTAAQKLRRGLATLSIFAAVSPLLGLLGTVTGMIETFQVITLFGAGDPRLMSGGISQALITTQLGLSVAIPLLLIHSFVQGRANNLITALDETAADLFARGRAGETAHAG; this is translated from the coding sequence ATGAGACGGCTTTTCTTACTCCTGATCCTGCTCAGTGGCGCGGCGCTGGCCCAGGAACCCCAGCCGCAACCCGGCGAGCCAGACAGCCCGCCCCGGACCATTCAGCAGCTGATCGACTCGGTCCGGCAGGGCACAGCCCAGCGCCGGGCCGAGCTGCAGGAACGGGAGCAACGCTTTATCGAAGCCAGAGACCAGCAGGCCGTGCTCATGGAAGAAGCCACCGCGCGACGGGAGGCCGCCGAAGCAGAAGCTGATCGGCTGCGTGCTGCCTATGATGAGGGAGAGGATGACCTGGCCGAACTGGAAGACCTTTTGTCGGAACGTTCCGGCGACCTCACGGAGGTCTTTGCCGTTGTCACCCAGGTGGCCGGTGATGCACTGCCCATGGTGCAGAACTCCATGGTGTCATCGCAACTGGATAATCGGCTGCCGCTGCTGGAAAAACTCAACGCCAGTGAGAACATCCCCAGCGCGGAAGAATTACGGGAGCTCTGGCTGCTGCTGCTGGAAGAGATGAATTACAGCGGCCAGGTTGCCCGTTACCAGGCACCGGTCATCACCGCCGGCGGTGAACAGGAAATGCGCGAGGTGACGCGGATTGGGACATTCACCGCTCTGTCCGAAGGCGCCTACCTGCGCTTTCTGCCGGAAAGCGGTCGTTTACTGGCTCTGGCGCGGCAGCCGCTGGGCGTCGACCCGCGAGTCACCCGGGCTTTCGAAAACGCAGAAGAGCAGCTCGCACCGGTCGCTATCGATCCGTCACGGGGTGCCATTCTATCCCTTATTATTCAAACACCTGAGCTGGCCGAACGACTGCAACAGGGTGGCATCATCGGCTACATCATTATTGGCCTGGGCGCCATCGGTCTGCTGCTGGGGCTGGAGCGCCTGATCGTGGTCTCGCTGGCAAGCCAGAAAGCCCGCAAAGCTCTGCATGAGGAGTCCTCCGACAGCAACCATGCCGTTAATGCGCTCCGAAAGATCGCCCGGGACCCAGGTTACCTGGCAGATGCTGAAGCCATGTCAGCCAAGATGGATGAGATAGTTACCACGGCCGCCCAGAAGCTGCGACGTGGCCTGGCAACCCTGTCTATCTTTGCCGCTGTCAGCCCCTTACTGGGGCTACTGGGAACCGTGACCGGCATGATAGAAACATTCCAGGTGATCACCCTGTTCGGTGCCGGTGACCCTCGCCTGATGTCCGGCGGTATCTCCCAGGCTCTTATCACTACCCAGCTGGGGCTTTCTGTAGCCATACCGCTGCTGCTCATTCACAGCTTCGTACAGGGCAGGGCAAACAATCTGATTACTGCCCTCGATGAGACCGCCGCAGACCTTTTCGCCAGAGGCCGGGCCGGGGAGACAGCCCATGCTGGTTGA
- a CDS encoding MotA/TolQ/ExbB proton channel family protein produces the protein MLVELFYDSELVAGGWIMLAILGLSTIMWILILDRYVFLWRQEKILVRDTVAEWHARRSHSQLVNHRLREGLTAGFHNRLSNWIGTIQVITAILPLLGLLGTVSGMIKTFEVMTVFGTGNVRGMAEGISQALVTTMAGLLTALTGMYFANDLKERFQRETEHLAENLDGMHEHAEATR, from the coding sequence ATGCTGGTTGAGTTGTTTTATGACAGTGAACTGGTTGCCGGTGGCTGGATCATGCTGGCCATTCTCGGTCTTTCAACGATCATGTGGATTCTGATTCTGGACCGCTATGTATTTCTTTGGCGACAGGAAAAAATTCTGGTCCGCGACACTGTCGCCGAATGGCATGCCCGACGCAGTCACAGCCAGCTGGTCAATCACCGCCTGCGGGAAGGCCTCACCGCTGGATTTCACAACAGGCTGTCGAACTGGATCGGCACTATTCAGGTTATCACCGCGATCCTGCCCTTACTGGGGCTGCTGGGAACGGTGTCCGGAATGATTAAAACTTTTGAAGTCATGACAGTATTCGGCACCGGTAATGTCCGAGGCATGGCCGAAGGCATTTCCCAGGCTCTGGTAACCACCATGGCGGGCCTCCTGACGGCACTGACCGGCATGTACTTCGCCAATGATCTGAAAGAGAGGTTCCAGCGCGAGACCGAACACCTGGCCGAGAACCTGGACGGGATGCACGAACATGCGGAGGCAACCCGATGA
- a CDS encoding biopolymer transporter ExbD, with protein sequence MIKLHTQEESGSAAINLTPLIDMVFILLIFFAVNSTFVKFPGVEVDQPVARSAVVRQSATILIAVTENGEVWIDRNQVDIRRLRGAIERMFVETPDASVVVLSDQNSRSGVVVEVIDQARLAGADNVALAAAAPGQDFTR encoded by the coding sequence ATGATCAAACTGCACACCCAGGAAGAGAGCGGCAGCGCTGCCATCAACCTCACACCGCTCATCGATATGGTGTTTATTCTGCTGATCTTCTTTGCGGTCAATTCCACTTTCGTCAAATTTCCCGGTGTGGAAGTGGACCAGCCCGTGGCCCGCTCCGCCGTGGTCCGGCAATCGGCGACCATACTGATTGCAGTGACAGAAAACGGGGAAGTCTGGATTGACCGTAACCAGGTCGATATCCGACGTTTGCGTGGCGCGATCGAGCGCATGTTTGTCGAGACACCTGACGCTTCTGTCGTGGTCCTGTCTGATCAGAATTCCCGCAGCGGTGTAGTCGTAGAGGTCATCGACCAGGCCCGGCTGGCCGGCGCCGATAACGTGGCGCTTGCAGCCGCCGCGCCCGGCCAGGATTTTACCCGGTGA
- a CDS encoding energy transducer TonB — MKLVLVTITAILINLGLFLLMDNMISRESTRVVNFINTQPIEFVRTSMDEETRSRDRRTPPPPKPQEIQRPRAEVQSIANRVSSLPTDVASYEVTSLLGEGGGIALGQTLIEGSVADMDIMMAEDLIPLTMLPPQYPPSARMRRIEGWVDVLFTVNADGSVSDPVVIDSEPPNVFDRAATDAALRWRFRPVTQGGEAIATLAQIHINFSLETGR, encoded by the coding sequence GTGAAACTGGTTCTGGTGACAATTACTGCGATCTTAATAAACCTCGGACTGTTCCTGCTCATGGATAACATGATTTCCCGGGAGTCCACACGGGTCGTTAACTTTATCAACACCCAACCCATCGAGTTCGTGCGCACCTCCATGGACGAAGAAACCCGCTCCCGTGACCGGCGCACACCACCGCCACCCAAACCCCAGGAAATTCAGCGTCCGCGAGCCGAGGTGCAGAGCATCGCCAACCGCGTGTCATCCCTGCCTACCGATGTAGCTTCCTACGAAGTGACCAGTCTGCTTGGAGAAGGCGGTGGAATTGCCCTGGGCCAGACCCTGATCGAAGGCAGTGTGGCAGACATGGACATCATGATGGCGGAAGACCTGATTCCCCTCACCATGCTGCCACCCCAGTATCCTCCTTCCGCCAGGATGCGCCGGATTGAAGGCTGGGTGGACGTGCTGTTTACGGTGAATGCCGATGGCTCGGTCAGCGACCCCGTCGTCATCGATTCCGAACCACCTAACGTGTTTGATCGTGCCGCAACCGACGCGGCGCTGCGCTGGCGCTTCCGGCCCGTCACCCAGGGTGGCGAGGCGATTGCCACCCTGGCCCAGATTCACATCAACTTCAGCCTGGAGACAGGCCGGTGA